In Thermothelomyces thermophilus ATCC 42464 chromosome 5, complete sequence, the sequence CATCCGTTTATTtattccttttttttctcttctgtTCTTCCTTATTTTGGGCACTGGCTTTCTTCGATCTTGCTATCTTCTCTTCATTTTCCTAAGCTTCTTACTTCGTTCTACTGCCCACCTCTTCCAAGGCTACCATACCCGCCTTTGTGGCTGGCTGGGTTATTGTTTATACTTAATATTCGACGGTGCCACCTGGCGTGGCTGTTGGGGCGAGTGTTTTGGGGTGACCTTTTATTTTAATTTTTTTTATCTTTCTCTGTTTTCTTTCTCGGTTGGGGGAAGCAATGAGGAATGCGGTAGAGGCTGGGTTCTCCCTCGGCCTCCGCGCGTGTGGGCTCTCTGGGCTGGGCTGATGGCAGCGGACCTCTTTTACTTTTTGATGTGTCTGTCAGAATTAAGAGCTGGGAGCGGGATCATGTCTGGAGTGTGGACCGTTCTCTTAGAAGAGATGAGATTCTTTGATATATAAAGATGGAATCATGAAGACTAATCCTTCCGTCCTCCTTTCGGCCTGGTTGCTTGGAACTTGCCGGTTCCGGCATGCACTTGATGTTTCCGCTCCGTTTATGTGGTCGGTCTGTGTGCAAATGACGCTGTTTTCCACGACCGCTGCTGGCTCACTCACCCCTGGCACGTTAGTACACTGTCCAGAGTAAGAGATTCCTGTACGCAGGATGCATTCCTAAATCCTAAATACTACATAtacagtacgtccgtactcgGTTTTTGTCTGCAACGTGAGCCGTCATGGAAGGATACCTTGGCATGCAAGTTTGTTCGGAAAAAGATGCGACAACCTCGGATTATGAGCAGCCTAATACTTCTAATTAACCCCATCAAAATGTGTAATCGTCCAGCCGCTGAATATCGTGTCATGTTCCCGTATTGGCATAAAGAATAGAGGTTCAAGAATGGAACCTGATCTAGCAACTCCCATGTCTCCCAAGATCTAGCGCCCCGAAACGCCTTTCCTTTTCGCTGTCAGATGGTTCCAGCGAGCCCCGTCTACGTCGGTCCTCTATAGCTTGTTCCCAAGCGACTCTTTTCCCTTGGCATGACCTGCCTGTTGGCTCCAGGGAGATGAATGCCCCGGGCCATGACGCAAACGATGCATGACGCTCAGATGTCCCAGACCAATTCCACTACCTCATCGACCGCCTGCGTGTTGGCCTCGTCCCTCTTGGAGCGATGCACATACAGCTGCCTGAACTTCTCGCCCTTGCCGAATCCGCCGTCGACCGCCTCCAGCTGATagctctttttcttgtcgtcgGGCAGGCGCGGACGGAACGGCCCGTAAATGAAATCGAACCTGCCATCGGCCTCGTCGAACGTGCTCTCCATGCGGTCCAGGTCGATCTTATCGATGCCGTCGCGATAGACCGAAATGCTGTAGCCATTGGCCAGTAGGGTATCTGTCCCGAAGCGCCAGCGCTGCAGGAAGCAGTCGCCACACACGCGGGCGATGGCGGCCATGATAGACACGGGGGCCTGGTACCACGACTTCCAGTGGTGGATGCTCAGCACGCGGCGGCCGCTCTCGAAGAAGCCGGCGGGGTTGCCGCGAATGTCGTTTTGGTACAGGTCGTCGACAATCGTCAGCTTGGTCGTGGTGCGTGTGTACATGCAATCTCGGAGCATGCCGTCGCCCGAAGGCACGACGGTCTCGCGCACGCAGTCCTCGAGGTGCGGATCGAGCTCTCTGGCGAGGGGGACCGAGAGGAAggtgccggcgccgccgtagGCCATATAACCCCATATCTTGATGCTGATCCAATTGTCGGCTAGTGCGCCTAACCACGCGGGCTTGGTATGGTCATGCTCGCTGAGGGCAACCGAGAGGGGGTGCAGGGCAGGGAAGAAGGTGTCATCATCGAGGACGCCGAGCCACTGGGTTTGCGGGGTGGAGGCCTCGAGCATGTCGCGGATCAGGAGGAAATGAAGCTGTTCGACGGCCGCCGGGCGCTTAGGCTTCTCATCTTTGGTGTTCTTGCGCGGGAGGGATTCCTTGAACCTCGGGGAGACGATGGTTGCATTGACCTTATGATCGCGATACTGCGCCTCGAGGGCCTTGAGGTCGGGCTTGAGAACGGGGTCATCAGCGTCCGCGACCACGGCAAGCAGCTGGGCGCCGGTGTCGGCAAGCCAGTGGGCGAAGACAGGAAGCGACTCTTTGACGCGCTCGTACGTGGACGCAATGCCGAAGAGGAGATGGCCGTATTGGCCGTTAGGTTCGGGAAACGCCGGTGGCACCTCGAGGACAAGCGGCTCACATGGAGGCGGAGCCTCCCGCGAGCAGTCGGCGTTTAGGTTGAGGTTGGTGGTGCTAGAAATGAGCGGGTCCTTGATGTTGCCAAGGGCATTGCGGTCGACGTCGCCGTGGAGGGGCTTGACGCAGCGGCGCGTGTACACGATGTTTTCCGTCAGGCCAAGATCCTTGCTGCGCAGGAACTCCCAGTCGCGACCGCAGAAGTCGGAAGATGCACTTCCGGTTCCGCTCGCGCCGGCCTGACTTTGTGACCCGCCTGCTTCTGTGCTCGACGTCTCGATCTCTGGGTCCCGTTGGGGGTCTTTCTGGCCGGCTCCGGCATCGTGGTCCCTCAGGCCATCGGGGAGGTGAGGCAGATCGATCGGATAGCCGTTGTGCAGGCGGTGGGCAGTTAGGAGGAGAATGCTGAAGAGGAGGGCAACCAAAAGGGCGAGATAGGTTCTCGCAGAGCATTGATGGGCGAGCATCATGAAGCCGGCATGTCGTCGAGGTCAGAAATGGTCCGAGGCAGGAGGATGCGATGGCCGCTCTGCGCTGGAGCCTGGGAGAGAATccaagaaagaaaaaaaaaatacgaACACGCGACGAAACAGGAAAGCGGGCGAAGTTCAGAGAAATGCAGTGAGCGAGGAAGGCACCGAGGACTGTGGGGGGCCACTGAGGAGTCTGTCAGGGACCTGAACCTGGAAACCTGAACACAAGGAGCGGCAATCAACGCCTATCAGGGCAAGAGGGACGAAATCAAGGACGCCCTCCTCGGACTGGATATTACATTACGGTGCCCATCATCCCGCAGCTCACCTCTTACCTACGCCGTAAGACGTTGGACTAGCTCGCACAGCACACGGCCGAGATTCGAAGATTGCTACTTAATCCTCCGTGTCGCTCGTGCACATCGACGATGTCTTGCCATGTCCTCCCGCCAAGCTTCACAGTAGCTTAAATTCCACGGGGATCGCTTGGCACACCGTTTCGCCGCTACATTACACTACTAGTACACGATCGAAACCTTACGCAGTATTACTCGGGTAACACCCCCTAGCATTTCCTTCCACGTAACATCTGCTTCGTCTTGATTTCGGCGGAACACGGCAGTGGGGTTCCACACTGAAACACAGCGAGCGCACTGGATGGAGCCCTGCAGCGACCTACCACAGTTAAGCCGGGACCCACGCGGTCGGGGTGATCGCCAGTAATTAATCGGCCTGGTTGAGACAAAAGACGCTGCAAATGAGAGGTGGCGCAGCACATCCCTGTACTGTACACTACGAGTAAATATCCCTTCGTAGCGCGGACTAGGGTAGGGTACACGAGGGGGCGATTGGACCTACTCGGACGAATAGAGAAAAAAAGATAGCAACGAAGTACGGAGTAAGGGGAGTCAACCCATTTTGACAAGTATTCGCCTTTCCAACACTGAATATTGAAGGAGCGCTGAATGGTGCGCTTCACCTTGGAAGCACGACCGGAGAGTTACAGCGACGCAAATTGCATGCATTTGCTTGCGTACCTGGTAGGTAGAGTACGTACCCAGCTGTGTTATGAACGCGTGCCATGTGCAAGTCGGAGCGATTATATTCCGTATACGAAGGACCTGCACAAGTTATGGGATGTGCTCGGTCGAGTCGTGCATACACCAGCGGCAACGCATTCTGAAACAACACATGTACACATACAAGGCCTTTTATCCTTCGCGTTGGACACGCAGCATAGCCATTCATGACCATTTCTGAGACGCCAGTAATAAAATAGCGGACCGGAATCAACCGCGGCCAAGTGTCTTGAAGGATACTTTCAGAACACAAAGCAACGGGAAACCAACTAGCTTGCGAATTCCGCTGTATCCCACATTACCTGATGATGGAATACATTGTATCATCGAGTACCCAACCGCACCCGGTGCTGTGACGTCGAACAGTCAAGCGGGTGGGGCGATCGACCGCAACGGGGCCATTCTTGGCTTCTAGTGTATACGTCCGTACAGCGTACCGACTCAACCCCTGCTTATACTATGTAGTTTGTGGAACTGTCTATCGCAACGTTCTTCCCTAGTAGGGGCAGTCCTTGTAGTGAAGCCTAAAGCCGAAGGAAAGCACCGATAGGCAACGAAGGATAAAAAGCAACAATGACAAGATTGATATATTCCAAATATATTAATGTGTTACACTCTCTTGCAAAGACAATCGGCATTCTGTCAATAATTTCTTTCCTGCCCGTAGTATGACGTTAACGGACTAAGGTGAGGCGGACAGTACCTTATATGAAAACGTCTTCATTCCCTTGCAGTGTATCCCCCCATCGCAGCACAGCCCCACAATCAAGTTTCACGTTCGCTGGTTGACCGATGGGTTTTCATTAACCTGCGGTGTTGATCCTTAGCTGGAGAGGCAGCAAATTTACTTTACACGGTCCGCTAGAGCCAAATTCCCGGCCGATCTTCAGAAGTAATTGGCCAAGTCGATGTGGCCGTCAGTTTCCAACAGAGGAAAGAGATTGAGAGCGCCAAAAGTTCGCTCGGCGTCAGGATCGAGGGAGTCACCCCCCGCGACCGAAAAGTCTGGCGTGCCGGACATGTCGGCCAGCCCGAGGAGTGTCGACTCAAAATCAAAATTGAACCGCGGTTCCCGGTTGTCAAGATGACCCGAATATGCCTTGTCTGACCCGTCACTACCCTTCCGAGGGCTACTACTTTGCCGGCTCCGAGATAATCCTCGATCGCAGTTGTTGCCTACCCGCGTCGTCCGAGGAATGAGGCCAAACAGCTGCGACGAGCTTTCTGTTCTCTGCTGCCGCTCCTCTATTTCCCTTCTTTCGAGGTACTGAAGTGCTGTGCTGAGCAGAGATTTGGCGATAAGGGAATACTGTACAGCGTGGGTGTCTGCTCGAGCGAAATATTCGAGGGCGGCAATGGAAGCTCGACAATGTTTCTCGATTACGCGCCCGAAACCGCCCATGAGACCCATCCCAAGCACAAGCGATGAGGCAAAGAGCCACGAACTGGGACTGGACTAAGTAGCTGTGCTAGGAAGTGGGCGAGGATGACTTACACGACGACTGGAGCACGGCGCGTCATTAGGCCTCGCTCAATGAGGCTCTGTACCGGTTCGACCATCAGGATTGCCGCGTCGATACAGGCGTCAGCCAGCTTCGCCTTGCTCGTGAGGCACCTGTCCGCAAAAAGGCTCTTCTCCGACAGCCTCCGGTGAAGCTCGACCATCAAGAAGGGTCGTGAGACGAGGATGACAGCATAGTAATAATTTGAGAGGACCTGACAGGCTCCGTTAGCCGTACCAGGTGGGTCACCGGGTAAAGCTTTGTCAACGGTTTCCTTCAGTCGTTGCAGCCACCTATCGGACCAGTCTCGGAGCTCCCGCGATATTCCCTCGGTCAGCCGCGGCGATATCTTACGGCGCGAGTAGACTTCCAGGACGATAGCCTCGATTACCAGGAAAATCTGGGCGGATGCGTTCAGCAGATCGAATCTCTCCTGGCCGTCTTCGTCTTGTGCCCGGTATGGCACCGTGCAGTCAACATCCGACGTGGCCGGGGGCCGGCCCATGGATGTGCTCAGAAACAAGTCCAACACTCTCAGGCTCTTCCAAAGCCGGTCTCTCAGACGGTGAACATCAGGACCAAACCTCACATTAACGGCCGTTCGGTGGATGCCGATGGAATAGGCTGCTCGAGCCGCAATGCCAAAGAAGAGGAAGGCCCCGTTGATTTGGCAAGCACCGAGCGAGTAGAAAGTGACGAGGATGAAAGCCTGGACGCTGGCAACGCCCACGTTGCCGCTGAGGCTGGTGAATGCGAGATTCCGAGCATACTCGAAGTAGAGGCGGGCAGTATGCTCGTCCGACCTTTGACAGCCGATAGCAAGCACCAGGTAGTTCACCGCCGATGGGACATCGACGGCGGCATCGCGTGGGCGAGGCTCCTCGGCCCAGGCGGCAATATCATCAGCTAGACGCGCATTGTCAAATATATCAATCAGCCCTGCCGTCACATCGATGTAAGCAGCCACAGTAGGGCGGATGGGAATCTTGATTGCAGGCGGCTCAACCCCGTAAGTACCAGATTCTCCAGGCCTTGAGTAGACGTTCGCAAGGGCCGAGTAGCCGCTGGTTTCGGGGGCAAAAGCCTCGGCGTCGACGCGGCTCGTGACCAGTCTCCGGACGGTCTGGAAAAAGGAAAGAGGCGCGCAGTCCCCGATGAAGATCAGTTTGCCTTGGGCATCGCAAAGAAGACGAGCCTCGCGGGGGACTTCTGTCTCTTCGTGCtcctcgagggcggcgaggacggCGTTCCTGGCTTGCTGTTGCGCAGGGCTGGGGTGCAAAATGGACCCCGCGCTTGAGAATGTGTCGCCTTCGCGGGTGGCACCGTCAATCGGTGCGAGAGTGGATGACGACGTCGTTGGTTGGCGAGGGTATGAGTCCGCTTCTTGACCGCCTCGTCCGGAGGGGACGGAATTTGATGATGACCGTGGGGTCGGAGCGGCAGCAGAGAAGTCCTCAACAGCGACGTCGTCGGAGCGGGGCCtcggtcggcggcggcgcggagcGGTGTAACGGCAGCTATCCGCCTGCCGCCGCCTCACACAGTATGCGCATGGACGGGCGCCACTGCATTTGATCTTTCGCAATTTGCAAAGATCGCAGGCGTTGGCCACGCGCGTGCGGAGTGATCTGGTCTCCATGGCAGAAATGACGAGCAGGTCCGAAAGGCAGAGATCGAATTAAGCTGAGGGAACTGAAGCTGGCAGGAACTTATTAGGCGCCCCCACCTGTGCCTTCCAACTTCCGaaattgtatgtatgtatgtacaataaATTCCCGTTCCCGTCTGTCAGATCCCTAAGGAGGCCGAAGTTCTTGGGTTGTCCCACAAAACAAAGGATAATGAACAGGATGAAGGTGAGAGGAAAGGGTGCTTTCAAGTACCCTCGAATTAACAATATTCTCATCACATCAATTAGACAGTGGCTGGTTCCTATAATTAGATGATTGGTGGCAAATCGAGACTCGGATCTATGAACTTGGATTCCGAGCAGCCTCAAGACTGCAGACTGAAATTCGATTGGGTAGCAAGATGAAGTAAGTAGTGATAAGTAAACAGAAAACACTTGATATAATTCAAAGACAAATACAAGACCAAGAAAAGAACCTCTAAAAGGTGCCGTTTAAGACCTGCCCCCCAGTGCTTTGGTTACGCGGAGCCTCTGGGTTTCTTTCCAGCTCGCAACCATCGAGGCGATACACGAGTTTAATCTGTACCTCCACGAGAAGTTCAGAGGAGTGCGCCGAATGCCATGAGACAGACTGAATGGGAACCCAGGCAGGCATTTGATTCAATGCAAGTGTCAGCTAATTATCCCCGGCGAGACAAGTCTCAACCAAACGTCTTGAAGAGATCACCCGCATACTGCACAACTAAGCCGCCATACTTGACCACATCGTCCTTGCTCTCGGCACGGTTCATATCCTCGGTATACCTCCTGAGACACTGCTCCAGCGTCTTGCGTGACTGCTGCATGCTCTTGGTAAGCCTGTACCTGGAATCCCTCGCCACCACCGCGGCGCGCGGAGTGCCGGCACCAGCGCCCTGCCCGCCCTCCGTCGCGCCCTCGGCCGGGTGGTCCCGCTCCGCCTGCTCCCGCCGGTCCCccgccagcagcagcgccaCCTCGCCGCTCAGCGCCCCGACGTCCCCCGCCAGCTTAGTTAGCGAGTTGAACAGCATCGAGTGCCGAAACGCGGCCCGCAGCTCGTCGCGGTCGAGGCGATCGTGCAGGCGCGCGATGTCCGTCCGCAGAGCCTCGATCTCCTTTCTTGGGAGGATCTGATCCTTTTTCGCGGCTCTTCTGGAGGCAGAGGAAGCGGCGAGGCCGGTTTCCAGGGCCTTGAGGCGCTTGTTGATTGCTTTAAGGGTCTTGGTGCTCGTCGGGACAGTCAAGACGTCCCTCTCCGtctccgtcgccgtcgccgtcgtcttgTGTGCTGTTGCGGTAGGTTGGATGGGGGATGAGGCTATCGTGGGTTCTTCCTTACTGGGTTGGGGAGTGTCGGGAAAAGGTGCTGTGGCTCTGTCGCTCTTTCTGCTCATGACTGCCGTCGTGGATTCAGCACACTTTTTCCTTCTGGGCTCTTCGGAGGTCTGGACGAAGGGTGGAAGATGGGTAGGGACCGGGTTTGGATAAGCCCTGAATGTATAGTCGCGGTTGGGCACAAGGCCGCCGAGAGGCGTGAGTTCTCTGGGTTCGTAAGCGTGCTGGTGGATGATTTTAGGGTTGGACGGGCCAGGAGCCGCTGGAATCTTGTAGATGCCGTCGTCGATAGGATACCTGAGTCCCTCGTCAGGTCTGTGCTCGGCCCAGTTCCCGGGATTTTTGATTTCATTGGCGCCAATATTCTTGCTTCTCTCCTTCTGATCTTCGTTAATATCCTCTTCCCCTGACATTAGTGCATGAGTTAtttcgtcctcctccttgaGGGATAAGGGAAGGGCAGGCATGTCGGAAGTCTGATTTTGGATAATAGGACTATGTGCCCAAGGGCTGTCAACGCTCGACCATTTCTCCAGCTCCAGTCTCTTGTCCTCGGACCTTTTAGATCTGCGCTTTCTGTTTTTCCTGACTCTCTTGGCCCTCCTTGCGGTCGGCGATTCCTGGAGATCATTGAAAAAGCCGCGTTTGTTCGAGCCCAACAGGCCGCGATTCGGAGAAGATGGCAAGAAATTGGGCTTCATGTTGCACACCCGGTTGTCGAACAGATCTTGTTGCTGGTCAAACTATTAACTGAGAGATCGAAACGATAAGCAGTCGTCGATGAGACTGAAGGCCTAGTTGAATCTAGCAAATGAGAGAAGAAAAGAGAAACATTAAGGCGCCGCTGATTCTCACAGAAAGGGGGTACTTGAACCGACAAAATAATTTTGCCAACAAGCATCGCTAGTGCTGTCCCTTTAGTGGTTCGAGTTCAAGAAGGAGCAGTACTGATGGGCTAGCGAGGGGCAGCTTGAGGGACGAAGGGCAAGAGAAATCCCGTTCATCTATCAAGTCTGCTGGATCAAGAAAGATTGTCTTAGCCGGAGAGACTTGGTTGGGAGATGGAATTGTGTAGTTTATGGAGTGATAAGGCGGTTGATAGTCGGCATGGGTTGAAA encodes:
- a CDS encoding glycosyltransferase family 31 protein (CAZy_ID 267969), whose translation is MMLAHQCSARTYLALLVALLFSILLLTAHRLHNGYPIDLPHLPDGLRDHDAGAGQKDPQRDPEIETSSTEAGGSQSQAGASGTGSASSDFCGRDWEFLRSKDLGLTENIVYTRRCVKPLHGDVDRNALGNIKDPLISSTTNLNLNADCSREAPPPCEPLVLEVPPAFPEPNGQYGHLLFGIASTYERVKESLPVFAHWLADTGAQLLAVVADADDPVLKPDLKALEAQYRDHKVNATIVSPRFKESLPRKNTKDEKPKRPAAVEQLHFLLIRDMLEASTPQTQWLGVLDDDTFFPALHPLSVALSEHDHTKPAWLGALADNWISIKIWGYMAYGGAGTFLSVPLARELDPHLEDCVRETVVPSGDGMLRDCMYTRTTTKLTIVDDLYQNDIRGNPAGFFESGRRVLSIHHWKSWYQAPVSIMAAIARVCGDCFLQRWRFGTDTLLANGYSISVYRDGIDKIDLDRMESTFDEADGRFDFIYGPFRPRLPDDKKKSYQLEAVDGGFGKGEKFRQLYVHRSKRDEANTQAVDEVVELVWDI